The following nucleotide sequence is from Saccharomycodes ludwigii strain NBRC 1722 chromosome VII, whole genome shotgun sequence.
taacaacaatacaatttttttttttttttttttcaaaacttatataaaaatactgGGTTCAATTAATCAGCAGAAGTCGTGGCTGCAGTTTCCGTTTTTTTAgctgccttttttttatttggacCCCTTTTTCTCTTAGGTTTTGcttctccttcttttcCAGAATTAGCAGTGGCTGCTTTTTTTGATACCCTTTTTGCCCTAGGTTTAGCGTCAGAATTAGCTTTTCTACCTTTACCAGGTCCTCTGGTCCCCctcttttgttgttgagctgttttttgtaataatttcttttgttcAGGTGTTACCATAGATATCTTGTTTGAATCACTAATAATTTCGCCATTGGCTGGATTCATAATCACATTATCGCTATTATTGGCCaggttatttttattttttaataaatcttgctttcttttttcattattaattcTCCAATTTTCAATGAATTTTAACCTTCCAAATTGTTGGCCCTCTCCAGCCACCATTGCTGCCGCCGTTGCTGCCGCTGCAATtgcaatattatttttgtttttcttagcattactattagtattattggtaataGGTGATGCTACAGAGCTTGATCCAATTGGGGTATTGTTCACCATTGATCCATTGTTGTTCACAGTACCACGGCTTTTACCTCCTTccaataactttttcttgGCTATAGTGGCTGCATATGTAGATAGAGTACTGTTTATGGTTCGATCATTTAACATCAACATCATTTCTTCAAAAGATGAGCTGTTGTGTGGTAGTTCTTCACGCAACTCCATATGTGGATTCAAGCCTCTACAATCTTCATTTGAACAAAGCTCCCTGTGATGTTGTATAACTTCACAATTTTCATTAACTGATGGTTCTAAAAACATGGAAGCCTGTTGCTTGTCATCGAATAGATCTTTATTTTCGAAAGGATTTAATGGCACCTTCAAGTTAAGGTTTCTTTTAGTCAATGTCAAAATTTCAGATTCTAATTGCTGATAGACTCCATCTGAGAACCTAGACTGGTCCGATATCACCATCATATCATAATATCTTGTCAGATCATTCGGTCTTAAGAGTGTTCTATAAATACGGGGCCTTTTCAAAACAGGTAAAGCTCGTTTGGTATTGGTCTGCGCAGGTACGTTATTTCCAGTTGCATTAAAAGGATCTGACTTTATGGGTGACACATTTTTGGGAATAGAAGGGTGGTTTTGTTGGGGCGGTTTAATGTCAACTGTATTGGTATGATCATAAACTTGTAAGATAAGATTACCCTCGTAGAACTGAATGTTACAATCCTTCAGCACATCCATAATGCTGGCTGGTATTATTCCTCTGGCTacattttctaaaaaatcCTTAAAAGTTtcgttgtttttatttaatatcaatCCATCTCCACttaattcatttttaaaatgttgTTGTAACCTAGAATTAGCTGGCGCACATATCTTGTAGGTGTTATCATAAATGTGTAACTCAAAACTTGTTCTAAATTGTTCATATTTCTTCAAAATTGCGTCTGTTTCTTCCGTGAAATTATATAGTCTTCTTGGCTTTTTATTTAGAGTAGTCATCAATTGTAGGAATTGTTGTTCATAATTTGCCAAGTTCattctttgttgttgagCGTTTTGAGCTGCCCTAGCATTTCTAACGTGAGCTTCATGTGTGGGGGTTCCTGTGGGATTGCCATTATTCGACTGAATTCCAGTTTTTACACcattttgtaaattattgttggttttatttatatcacTGTTCACTGGGACATTTTGTTGTAATGATTGCAATCTCTGTGCGTTTACATTAACTGGAATTCCAGTATTGACGCTCATACTTTGTAACTTGGTGTTTTCGTGTGTAAAAATCTCACTAGATGTAGTATTAGTTTATAAATaagttgaaaaagaagTTAATAAAGTTACTTGAAAAGTTTCtaatctttaaaaatagaaattatatatatattttttttttttttttttttatgtataatagcaatattattatttgatagTGCGAATGTATTACATCTCGTACATCGGATAACACGAAAATCGGAAAAAGCATTGAAAGGCTAcaagattttttatttttttttttttatttttttttttctatacataaaaaaaaacaaagatgaaaaaaaataaaaatatcttttaaattcatatttcttaaatttatatagatagcaaaaaaaaaaaaaaaataaaaaattaaaataaaataaaaaaagatattatcaTCTGTTCATGCCTTAGACCATAAATCTTCAACACCAAAAACTGAAGTAGTCAATCCAGCTAAAGCTACATTTGCGTCATCGGTGTTCAAAAACTTCAAATTGTtcaaaacaacaaagaGATCTAAAGAGTCCCATGCTATTCTTTTATAAACACTGTTGTTCTTGGATTGTGTATCGTCACTTGGTAGTtgaatgattttatttaaagataGTAATAAATTAGAAGTTAGTCCAAATAACCAACACCAGTTTGTATAACGGGCAACTTTCTTCGCTTTAGTCTGGTTCAAATTAACAACGTTAAGGGCATTTAGCAAAGTAATTTGatccaaaaacaaatagCCACCataaaagaaatgtttGGCTGCAGTCAAAATCTTTATTTGGGTTGTGTTGGTTGCAGTGACAGCAGAATCCCAGGTTTTGGCCAGTAGTTGCAAATTAGTTAAAGGCTTCAAAAATCTTAGAACTTTACGAATTAAAGCAAAATTTTGCTgtaatttcttgtttaaAGGATTACCTGTAGAATCGAATAATAATCTATTTAAGTATTGCAATAAACGCAAAATCTTTTCCCTACCATTATTGGTATCCAACAATCTAATAAGCTTAGAAAGAACTGGATGATAAACTAAACTGTCACAAACCATGATGATgtgtatttatatatatatatatatattggttattttattttattttttttttttttccttcctcttttaaaagtatatcAAAGAATGATTTTGCTTAATTTGTATAATGGAAAGAAGTGCTTACAGGGTTCagtttttataataatcttttattttcttttatcgttaaaaagattaagaaaataacaataaaatttttggcAATGGAAAGTTTCCATTAacccattaaaaaaataacaaaaaaataacaaaaaaaaaaaaacggaGCAGTGTTAAGAAATCTCCACcctttaaaaatacataataaaataaactacTACCGTATGAAATGCACATTCGgataaattcaaaatgattgatgatattttttatttttatatctgCCGCTTAAAAGCTGCAAAGTgctttactttttttattttataatccAGGCCACAACAAAGTCCGATATCCCGAAACAACCACTCAAAGTTTTTTgatacaacaaaaaaaaaagaaaaaaaaaaagaaaaaaaaaaaagaaagacaATGATTCTTAATCATCTTGACGCGTTAtgcattttattatatttcttttattttctttttttttctttttcctttcaaaatcaatatCATGTTCCTAATGACGAATCAATTTCGTGTCTCTATTGTAACAAAATTATACTAgtaaactaaaaaaaaaaaaacatagcAAAACCTCTCTATTCAACCTTAATGAGCTACTATGATTTAGACGATATTCTAACAGAATCTATTAAATTTCCATGCAAATTTAACTCCTCCATTGCAGGTTTGGGATTTTTGGAAGGTAATCCAGGTAAACCCATCGCCAAGAATAGTAAAATAGAATTACCATTTTGGCTAAGTAAGATCTTAGCAGAAGAAACGGGAACAGACGGAATAGATACCACGGGCATACCACAAAACAGCATAGAAGAGTTTAAGGATTTTTATATCGAACTTTTACAACCACCATTTTTCCAGCCAAGAGTCTTGAATGCTATTAAAGCCGGCGGAGAAACACTGGATTTGCATACTATTTGtccatatttttattttatattagaaAAGTGGTCAACCATCTATAATTCTGATGAACTGGTAGATCTTTTTATGGAATTACTACGGAAAAGAGGTGTCAAAATTAGCAATTATGCTTCGTCAACTTCTATGTTACAGGCAAGTGATCAACAGCCAagcaaaaattatattcaCAACAACTCACAggaatttttattaacctTAGACGAATTTGAGAAAAAACTGTACAAAACCACACAATTGAGctataaaaatatgaataaatGGTTACATAATCGTTAaagaattatatatatatatatatatatatatgatgaGTTTATctgttattatatatattaaagtaCAGATCCTACTTATTATAATACAAAAGAAATCACTCTTCTTCATCGGAAAATAAACTGTTATTATCAGATTGTTCTTGCTCCGcatctttttctaataacaaATCACTAGCTGCTTCATCACTATCCTCTATGAATTCATTTGAAATTGCACCCTTTTTAGCTCTTCTTCTACCAACGACTTCATCCTCATCGTCTGTAGGTTcatctttcctttttgtatttctctttttacTCTTTTTTGTACcacttttttcctttgttGTAgattttctcttcttccCCTTCTTACCATCTCCTTCTGCTTCAAAGtcattatctttttcttccccAGAAGCACCACCTTCTTCATCACTAATCAAGTCGCCACGTTCTTGAATCAACTGTTGTGCCTCTTTTTGCAATTCTCGGAACTTTCTACCTTCCTCctctcttttaattttagccAATTCTTCTTCCCTCCTCAATTGCTCCTGCTTGTCCTTTTCCATATTGGCCAAATATTCACGAGCTTGTGCCATTTTTTCTGTCACCTGGTTTTCATAGTCCTTTTGTTCTTGTAtacatttttcaattgcGTCCTTCAACGTAGTTTCACaaacattttttctttgttcaATCTCATctttgttgaaaaatttaataatttgctCATTGTTCAAGATATCTGCTAAAATATCACTAGCCCCGCCTAACCCGTTCAAAGCATTGTCCAAATCTTGCATTTTTCTACCCTTaacattttgatttttcaaaagagTGGCAATGTCTAACTGCAAAACTGTCTTGTTGAACTttaaattgataataaatttttcacttttaatTGCATTTGATAAAGCCTCTCCTACAAATTCCAAACTCTTAAACAAATATTCCAAGTTTTTCTCCCTGAGCCCACGTAAATACCAAACTCTAGCCAACAAATTCTGAACATCTGCTCTTTCCGTAGAGTTACTGACTTTCTGCAAAGCCAAAGTGTAACATTCAACAGCCTTGACATACTCTCCAACTTCTGTTAAGCAATGTCCTAAATTCATGAAAACGCTCCTGTCATTTAGTGAGTCTCGTAACTTCCTCAAAATATCTAG
It contains:
- the PSF3 gene encoding DNA replication protein PSF3 (similar to Saccharomyces cerevisiae YOL146W | PSF3 | Partner of Sld Five); the protein is MSYYDLDDILTESIKFPCKFNSSIAGLGFLEGNPGKPIAKNSKIELPFWLSKILAEETGTDGIDTTGIPQNSIEEFKDFYIELLQPPFFQPRVLNAIKAGGETLDLHTICPYFYFILEKWSTIYNSDELVDLFMELLRKRGVKISNYASSTSMLQASDQQPSKNYIHNNSQEFLLTLDEFEKKLYKTTQLSYKNMNKWLHNR
- the PEX11 gene encoding Pex11p (similar to Saccharomyces cerevisiae YOL147C | PEX11 | PEroXin), with amino-acid sequence MVCDSLVYHPVLSKLIRLLDTNNGREKILRLLQYLNRLLFDSTGNPLNKKLQQNFALIRKVLRFLKPLTNLQLLAKTWDSAVTATNTTQIKILTAAKHFFYGGYLFLDQITLLNALNVVNLNQTKAKKVARYTNWCWLFGLTSNLLLSLNKIIQLPSDDTQSKNNSVYKRIAWDSLDLFVVLNNLKFLNTDDANVALAGLTTSVFGVEDLWSKA
- the SPT20 gene encoding Spt20p (similar to Saccharomyces cerevisiae YOL148C | SPT20 | SuPpressor of Ty) → MSVNTGIPVNVNAQRLQSLQQNVPVNSDINKTNNNLQNGVKTGIQSNNGNPTGTPTHEAHVRNARAAQNAQQQRMNLANYEQQFLQLMTTLNKKPRRLYNFTEETDAILKKYEQFRTSFELHIYDNTYKICAPANSRLQQHFKNELSGDGLILNKNNETFKDFLENVARGIIPASIMDVLKDCNIQFYEGNLILQVYDHTNTVDIKPPQQNHPSIPKNVSPIKSDPFNATGNNVPAQTNTKRALPVLKRPRIYRTLLRPNDLTRYYDMMVISDQSRFSDGVYQQLESEILTLTKRNLNLKVPLNPFENKDLFDDKQQASMFLEPSVNENCEVIQHHRELCSNEDCRGLNPHMELREELPHNSSSFEEMMLMLNDRTINSTLSTYAATIAKKKLLEGGKSRGTVNNNGSMVNNTPIGSSSVASPITNNTNSNAKKNKNNIAIAAAATAAAMVAGEGQQFGRLKFIENWRINNEKRKQDLLKNKNNLANNSDNVIMNPANGEIISDSNKISMVTPEQKKLLQKTAQQQKRGTRGPGKGRKANSDAKPRAKRVSKKAATANSGKEGEAKPKRKRGPNKKKAAKKTETAATTSAD